The genomic segment tcacaccggggagggaccgttcacctgctcggactgtgggaaaggattcacttgctcatctaaactgaaggtacatcagcgagttcacactggggagaggccattcacctgctcagactgtgggaagggattcacttgctcatctaaactgaaggtacatcaacgagttcacactggggagaggccgttcacctgctcagactgtggggagggattcactttgtcatctcagctactgagacaccagttagttcacaccggagagttaccattcacctgttcagactgtgggaaaggattcactcggttatctaaactaaaggtacatcagagagttcacactggagagaggccattcccctgctcagactgtgggataggattcacttgctcatctaatctgaagatacaccagtcagttcacagtggacAGAGGCCGttcgcctgctcagactgtgggaagggattcactcggtcgtctcaactgaagatacatcaaagagttcacactggagagaggccattcacctgctcagtctgtgggaaggcatttgctcggtcatgtcaactgaaggcacatcagagagttcacactgcagagaggccattcacttgctcagactgtgggaaaggattcactcagtcatccaccctaatatctcaccagcgagttcacactggggagcggctgttcacctgctcggactgtgggaaaggattcacttcatcatatcaactgaaggtacatcagcgagttcacactggggagagaccgttcatctgctcagagtgtgggaaaggattcagtcagtcatccaacctacaagcacaccggtcagttcacacaggggagaggccattcacctgctcagtgtgtgggaagagattcactcggtcatctaaactgaaggcacatcagagagttcacactggggagaggccattcacctgctcagactgtgggaagggattcattcagtcatccaccctaatggcacaccagcgagtacacaccggggagcggccattcacctgcatggaatgtgggaagggattcacttcatcatctcaactgaaggaacatcagcgagttcacactgggg from the Mobula birostris isolate sMobBir1 chromosome 13, sMobBir1.hap1, whole genome shotgun sequence genome contains:
- the LOC140207696 gene encoding uncharacterized protein, whose protein sequence is MAHRRVHTGEGPFTCSDCGKGFTCSSKLKVHQRVHTGERPFTCSDCGKGFTCSSKLKVHQRVHTGERPFTCSDCGEGFTLSSQLLRHQLVHTGELPFTCSDCGKGFTRLSKLKVHQRVHTGERPFPCSDCGIGFTCSSNLKIHQSVHSGQRPFACSDCGKGFTRSSQLKIHQRVHTGERPFTCSVCGKAFARSCQLKAHQRVHTAERPFTCSDCGKGFTQSSTLISHQRVHTGERLFTCSDCGKGFTSSYQLKVHQRVHTGERPFICSECGKGFSQSSNLQAHRSVHTGERPFTCSVCGKRFTRSSKLKAHQRVHTGERPFTCSDCGKGFIQSSTLMAHQRVHTGERPFTCMECGKGFTSSSQLKEHQRVHTGEKPFTCSECGKGFTQSSHLQAHQSVHTGERPFTCSDCGKRFTWSSQLQRHQQVHTG